A genome region from Bufo gargarizans isolate SCDJY-AF-19 unplaced genomic scaffold, ASM1485885v1 original_scaffold_975_pilon, whole genome shotgun sequence includes the following:
- the TNFAIP8L2 gene encoding tumor necrosis factor alpha-induced protein 8-like protein 2 gives METFSSKDLALQAQKKILSRMASKSMVNMFIDETSSEVLDELYRVSKEYTKNKSESQKVIKNLIKIAVKIGVLYRHNRFSHEELGLAQDFKNKLHNGAMTAISFYEVEFTYEKGVLPEILTECKNLLLRLVDKHLTPKSHGRIQHVFNHFANQEMLSQLYDPKGSMRPHLQKICHGMNKLIDDGKL, from the coding sequence ATGGAGACCTTCAGTTCCAAAGATCTTGCCCTTCAGGCTCAAAAGAAAATCTTGAGTCGCATGGCCAGTAAGTCCATGGTCAACATGTTCATTGACGAGACAAGTAGTGAAGTCCTAGACGAACTGTACAGAGTATCCAAAGAGTATACTAAAAACAAATCAGAGTCACAAAAAGTCATCAAAAACTTGATCAAAATTGCTGTGAAAATTGGCGTACTATATCGTCACAACCGTTTCAGCCACGAGGAACTTGGCCTAGCTCAAGATTTCAAGAACAAGCTACATAATGGAGCAATGACAGCCATTAGTTTCTATGAAGTAGAATTTACTTACGAGAAGGGGGTGCTCCCTGAAATCCTCACTGAATGCAAAAACTTGCTCCTTCGTCTTGTTGACAAACACCTCACCCCAAAGTCCCATGGCCGCATTCAACATGTGTTCAACCACTTTGCAAACCAGGAAATGCTCAGTCAACTATATGACCCCAAGGGGTCTATGAGGCCCCATTTACAGAAGATTTGTCATGGAATGAACAAATTGATTGATGATGGAAAACTGTGA